In Oscillatoria acuminata PCC 6304, a single window of DNA contains:
- a CDS encoding eIF2A-related protein: MANSMNTFEFEITIQSQSGENSWPIVVRCKQPDGLTTHAQETLKFTQEDFNLLTQYHENERAYGTLLGKAIFQGSVGQTFVRALSKNGPDCLLRVLLAIEAGENDPIKTLHWERLCAPIEADGSWQVLVRDQRVPFSLYIPTIVDRRFPPIGRRDLRCLVVVASPSNLGKYQLTPFDVEGVLSGVKEALGEIPYDILANNIEGALGSPSLQEISKQLTHAKKPYTLLHFVCHGKLLPSGETVLYLANPDDSVQPVPAEELLKELKNIGNHQRSLPHFTFLCSCESADPRAEGALGGLAQRLVRQLGMPAVVAMTRKVSVETALVLGQNFYQRLRESGEVDMALQEATAGLGKRHDITVPALFSRLGGRPLFSDRLDNRDLTDEEIDYGIEKLGLLLSERSPNATVLKRRFFKQVKILKNTKGAESRNAKEERTQALSEIDGLCEQVLEIGFEALAALGKAPPEYKAECPFPGLSSFGEKRYHKFFFGRDELIKNLQKELAKDNFLAVIGTSGSGKSSVVLAGLIPLLKEEEPDLRWAYLTPTRDPIAQLDKRLEILSKSGDRPTLLVVDQFEELFTLCEDPDIRQEFIQKMLKFAQRHKVVITMRADFLGECTFYPDLRKRIETRQKLVGPMEASELVIAMKMQADSAGLRFEAGLSNAILNEVKGEPGAMPLLQYALQELWKRRHGRWLCDEEYQAIGGVQQAIAKTANDFYHNLPEFEQQQLQNIFLRLTRLDETAGSGDKRRDTRRRVELEDLVTSESDLDMTKKLVQQLAGEGARLVVTSRNETTNRLEVEVAHEALIRHWPLLQEWLDQNRNDLQLRETIARAASDWQQHQGQLDRDVYLIHQGGRLEDAETLLKQPKSVRLNPLEAEYVGACVELRDRLRKQEEQRRQRQLFAATCAAFICGSFAMFAGYQWRNAEIQKIEAFLEATEARLVTHRSLDARITSIQAEKILDKSFWQKVWPHPELKTKVTDKLYQSVYAGPEINRLESDRGKIYELKLSRDGRLMATLSDDNMVRLWDTSSGKKLREIKPEKNIWLTSWALSPDGTLVATGESDGTVHIRDTSSGENKVTIPVVPKEDSVITLAFSPDGTLLATGGSDGTAQIWETSGKKVATLLDEKEMATPPEDRPPVVTVAFSPNGKLLASGRADGTASIWETSGKKVATLSGHEGWVNIEFSPKGDLLATTGLDEIARIWNTSGTKLYTLKVNNAADTSMTFSPDGSLLATSGPNDTVWIWNTANGQQKAILEGLKGGVNRLTFSPNGKLLATGGKEGTARIWDTSGNQWAQFDGHQGGVNTVLFSPNGDLLFTSGYDRSVRIWDISNKQLGTLKRSDAFWIEEVTFSPDGRLLATSDLVNGFQVWNISGTQLSKLKGHEGNIIYLAFSSDGHLMATGGEDGTAQIWDTSGKEVATLEGHEGSVQIVFSPDGKLLATTGADESLVRLWDTSGKNVATLEGHKGSVQIAFSPDGKLLATTGADESLVRLWDTSGKNVATLEGHEGSVISMAFSPDGKLLATGGDDGTISLWDTSGKKMATLKGHEGLVTSMAFSPDGKLLATGGEDGATRLGPIEQLNELQSLSCSSLKTYLKNPSTALDDRARKVCGKLDSPDSASTAP, from the coding sequence ATGGCAAACAGCATGAATACGTTTGAATTCGAGATTACCATTCAAAGCCAATCCGGGGAAAATAGCTGGCCAATTGTCGTCCGGTGCAAACAACCCGATGGACTCACCACCCACGCCCAAGAAACCCTGAAATTCACTCAGGAGGATTTCAACCTTCTCACCCAATACCACGAAAACGAAAGAGCATACGGCACCCTCCTCGGCAAAGCCATCTTTCAAGGCAGCGTCGGCCAAACATTCGTCCGTGCGCTATCCAAAAACGGACCCGACTGCCTGTTAAGAGTCCTCCTGGCCATAGAAGCCGGTGAAAACGATCCCATCAAAACTCTCCATTGGGAACGACTCTGTGCTCCCATTGAGGCAGATGGGAGTTGGCAAGTTCTAGTCCGAGACCAGCGGGTCCCCTTCTCCCTCTACATCCCCACCATCGTCGATCGCCGCTTCCCCCCCATCGGCAGGCGGGACCTGCGCTGCCTCGTGGTGGTAGCCAGTCCTTCTAATTTAGGCAAATATCAATTAACTCCTTTTGATGTGGAGGGAGTATTATCGGGAGTCAAAGAAGCCTTGGGTGAGATTCCTTACGACATCCTGGCCAACAATATTGAAGGCGCACTGGGATCCCCGAGTCTGCAAGAGATTTCCAAGCAACTGACTCATGCCAAAAAGCCCTACACCTTACTGCATTTTGTCTGTCACGGCAAACTGCTCCCTAGTGGAGAAACGGTTCTGTATTTGGCAAATCCCGACGATAGCGTGCAGCCCGTTCCCGCAGAAGAATTACTCAAGGAACTGAAAAACATCGGTAATCATCAGCGGAGTTTACCTCACTTTACCTTCCTATGTAGTTGTGAAAGCGCAGACCCCCGGGCCGAAGGCGCATTAGGCGGACTCGCACAAAGACTGGTGCGACAATTGGGGATGCCTGCGGTGGTGGCGATGACTCGGAAAGTCAGTGTAGAAACTGCCTTAGTCTTAGGACAAAACTTTTACCAACGACTGCGCGAGTCGGGAGAAGTAGATATGGCGCTACAGGAAGCAACCGCAGGACTGGGGAAACGTCATGATATTACTGTTCCGGCTTTGTTCAGCCGATTGGGAGGGCGTCCGTTATTTAGCGATCGCCTGGATAACCGGGACCTCACCGACGAAGAAATCGACTATGGGATTGAGAAACTCGGACTGCTGTTGTCAGAGCGATCGCCCAATGCTACGGTACTCAAGCGCCGGTTTTTCAAGCAAGTTAAGATTCTGAAAAATACCAAAGGCGCAGAATCGCGTAACGCCAAAGAAGAGAGAACCCAGGCGTTAAGTGAAATTGATGGACTCTGTGAACAAGTGCTGGAAATCGGGTTTGAGGCCCTCGCCGCCTTGGGGAAAGCGCCACCAGAATATAAAGCAGAATGTCCCTTTCCCGGTCTATCTTCCTTCGGCGAAAAAAGATATCACAAATTCTTTTTTGGTCGGGATGAATTGATTAAAAACTTACAAAAGGAATTGGCCAAAGACAATTTCCTAGCGGTAATTGGCACATCAGGGAGTGGCAAATCATCGGTGGTGTTAGCGGGATTGATTCCGCTGTTAAAAGAGGAAGAACCAGACCTGCGCTGGGCCTATTTGACGCCGACCAGAGACCCGATCGCCCAATTGGATAAACGCTTGGAAATCCTCTCGAAGTCGGGCGATCGGCCAACCCTGTTAGTGGTAGACCAATTTGAGGAACTGTTTACCCTCTGTGAAGACCCAGACATCCGGCAAGAATTTATCCAAAAAATGTTAAAGTTTGCCCAACGGCACAAAGTGGTAATCACCATGCGGGCCGACTTTTTGGGAGAATGCACCTTTTACCCGGACTTGAGAAAGCGCATAGAAACCCGACAGAAATTAGTGGGGCCAATGGAAGCCAGTGAACTGGTGATTGCCATGAAAATGCAGGCGGATAGCGCAGGGTTGCGGTTTGAAGCGGGGTTGAGCAATGCCATCCTGAATGAAGTCAAGGGAGAACCTGGGGCGATGCCTCTGTTGCAATATGCTTTGCAGGAGTTGTGGAAGCGACGACATGGCAGGTGGTTGTGCGATGAAGAGTATCAGGCGATCGGAGGCGTGCAACAGGCGATCGCCAAAACCGCCAATGATTTTTACCACAACTTACCCGAATTCGAGCAACAGCAACTCCAAAATATCTTTTTGCGCTTAACTCGCTTAGATGAGACTGCCGGATCTGGGGATAAACGCCGAGACACCCGTCGCCGCGTGGAGTTAGAGGATTTGGTCACGAGTGAGAGTGACCTGGATATGACGAAGAAACTGGTGCAGCAGTTGGCCGGGGAAGGGGCTAGATTAGTGGTGACCAGTCGGAATGAGACCACAAACCGCCTAGAGGTGGAGGTCGCTCACGAGGCGTTAATTCGCCATTGGCCACTGTTGCAGGAGTGGTTAGACCAAAACCGCAATGATTTGCAATTGCGTGAGACTATTGCTCGGGCCGCCTCGGATTGGCAGCAGCATCAAGGACAATTGGATCGGGATGTTTATCTGATTCATCAGGGGGGACGGTTAGAAGATGCAGAGACCTTGTTGAAGCAACCGAAATCCGTGCGGTTGAATCCCTTGGAGGCGGAATATGTGGGGGCTTGTGTCGAATTGCGCGATCGGCTTCGCAAACAAGAAGAACAACGCCGACAACGCCAACTCTTCGCCGCCACCTGCGCCGCCTTTATCTGTGGTAGCTTTGCCATGTTCGCCGGTTATCAATGGCGAAATGCTGAAATTCAAAAAATTGAAGCCTTTCTAGAAGCCACAGAAGCTCGTTTGGTTACGCATCGGTCACTTGATGCCAGAATCACCAGCATCCAAGCGGAGAAAATACTCGACAAGTCATTCTGGCAAAAAGTATGGCCCCATCCCGAATTAAAGACGAAAGTCACAGACAAGCTCTATCAGAGCGTTTATGCAGGCCCAGAAATCAACCGTTTAGAAAGCGATCGCGGTAAGATTTACGAGCTAAAACTCAGCCGTGATGGTCGTTTAATGGCGACTCTGAGTGATGATAACATGGTTCGTCTCTGGGATACCTCCTCTGGGAAGAAGTTACGCGAAATCAAGCCAGAGAAAAACATCTGGCTGACAAGTTGGGCGCTCAGTCCCGATGGGACATTAGTGGCGACGGGTGAGTCTGATGGCACAGTCCACATCCGGGATACCTCCTCTGGCGAGAATAAGGTTACAATCCCAGTAGTCCCCAAAGAAGACAGCGTGATAACGCTCGCCTTTAGCCCCGATGGGACATTACTGGCGACAGGTGGGTCTGATGGCACTGCCCAGATCTGGGAGACCTCCGGCAAGAAGGTGGCTACACTCCTGGATGAGAAGGAGATGGCTACACCGCCGGAGGATAGACCCCCAGTGGTCACGGTGGCATTTAGCCCCAATGGGAAATTACTGGCGAGCGGTCGGGCTGATGGCACCGCCAGCATCTGGGAGACCTCCGGCAAGAAGGTGGCTACACTGAGCGGTCATGAAGGCTGGGTCAACATCGAGTTCAGCCCCAAGGGGGATTTACTCGCCACCACTGGATTAGATGAGATTGCTCGCATCTGGAATACCTCCGGTACCAAGTTATACACACTCAAGGTGAATAATGCGGCTGACACCAGCATGACCTTCAGCCCCGATGGAAGTTTACTGGCAACCAGTGGGCCTAACGACACTGTTTGGATCTGGAATACCGCCAATGGCCAACAGAAGGCTATACTCGAAGGGCTTAAAGGCGGGGTGAATAGGTTGACCTTCAGCCCCAATGGGAAATTACTGGCCACGGGTGGAAAGGAGGGTACTGCCCGCATCTGGGATACCTCCGGCAATCAGTGGGCTCAATTTGACGGGCATCAAGGTGGAGTGAATACTGTCTTGTTCAGCCCCAATGGGGATCTTCTATTTACCAGTGGATATGACCGCAGTGTCCGAATCTGGGATATCTCTAACAAGCAGTTAGGGACACTTAAGAGATCTGACGCCTTCTGGATCGAGGAGGTAACATTCAGCCCGGATGGACGTTTACTGGCTACCAGCGATTTAGTGAACGGTTTCCAGGTTTGGAATATCTCCGGTACGCAGTTGAGTAAACTCAAGGGACATGAAGGCAACATTATCTATCTGGCCTTTAGCTCCGATGGGCATTTAATGGCGACGGGTGGAGAGGACGGCACTGCCCAGATCTGGGATACCTCCGGCAAGGAGGTGGCTACCCTAGAAGGGCATGAAGGCTCGGTGCAGATAGTATTCAGCCCCGATGGGAAGTTACTGGCTACCACGGGTGCAGATGAGAGCCTTGTTCGCCTCTGGGATACCTCGGGCAAAAATGTGGCTACCCTAGAAGGGCATAAAGGCTCGGTGCAGATAGCATTTAGCCCCGATGGGAAGTTACTGGCTACCACGGGTGCAGATGAGAGCCTTGTTCGCCTCTGGGATACCTCGGGCAAAAATGTGGCTACCCTAGAAGGGCATGAAGGCTCGGTGATAAGTATGGCGTTCAGCCCCGATGGGAAGTTACTGGCAACGGGTGGAGACGACGGCACTATCAGCCTGTGGGATACCTCCGGCAAAAAGATGGCTACACTCAAGGGGCATGAAGGCTTGGTGACAAGCATGGCGTTCAGCCCCGATGGAAAGTTACTGGCGACAGGTGGAGAGGACGGCGCTACCCGCCTGGGGCCGATTGAACAATTGAATGAACTTCAGTCCCTCAGTTGCAGTTCGCTTAAGACCTATCTGAAGAACCCCAGTACCGCTCTTGACGATCGCGCTCGCAAAGTCTGCGGTAAGCTCGACAGCCCTGACTCTGCGTCCACCGCTCCATAA